From the Bacteroidia bacterium genome, one window contains:
- a CDS encoding cytochrome c, whose protein sequence is MPSHRTCSNFHPRCVILHALLAAAAVLLLSEYGAAQDAATFFRQNCMSCHSIGGGPLTGPDLKDVHKRREKEWTLSFMMDPKAMIDKGDATARQLLQEFRGVMMPTLPTVTRARAEELYALIEKESALEASEFKGVQVDDRPFTAADVAAGRKLFNGDVRLSNGAASCMSCHAVQGIGGLGGGTLGPDLTTVFERYQNRKNLSTWLAAPATPTMQAVFKQTPLTEGEIRSLVAYFENTLQRNPADTSTARLNFLLFGLGGVILVLGLFDVIWSKRFRSVRRALVERMRRRAGHDAV, encoded by the coding sequence ATGCCGTCACATCGTACTTGTTCGAACTTCCATCCACGATGCGTTATCCTCCACGCGCTGCTTGCGGCAGCGGCCGTTCTGCTCCTGAGCGAGTACGGTGCGGCGCAAGACGCGGCGACGTTTTTCCGGCAGAACTGCATGAGCTGCCACAGCATTGGCGGCGGTCCGCTCACGGGTCCCGATCTGAAGGACGTGCACAAGCGCCGCGAAAAGGAGTGGACGCTGTCCTTCATGATGGATCCGAAGGCCATGATAGACAAGGGTGACGCGACCGCGCGGCAATTGCTGCAGGAGTTTCGTGGTGTGATGATGCCCACGCTGCCCACGGTGACGCGGGCCCGCGCCGAGGAATTGTACGCGCTGATCGAAAAGGAATCAGCGCTGGAAGCGTCGGAATTCAAGGGCGTGCAGGTGGACGACCGTCCCTTTACCGCTGCCGATGTGGCGGCGGGACGCAAGTTGTTCAACGGAGACGTTCGTCTGAGCAACGGCGCCGCGTCCTGCATGAGCTGCCATGCGGTGCAAGGCATTGGTGGTCTCGGCGGCGGCACGCTGGGTCCAGACTTGACCACGGTATTCGAGCGCTATCAGAATCGTAAAAATCTGAGCACCTGGCTGGCCGCGCCCGCCACACCCACCATGCAGGCGGTGTTCAAGCAGACGCCGCTTACGGAGGGGGAGATTCGTTCACTCGTCGCCTATTTCGAGAACACGCTGCAGCGCAATCCGGCGGACACCTCCACGGCGCGTTTGAATTTTCTGCTCTTCGGCCTCGGAGGTGTGATACTCGTGCTCGGCCTCTTCGATGTGATATGGAGCAAGCGATTCAGGAGCGTGCGACGCGCGCTGGTGGAACGCATGCGCCGCAGGGCGGGTCACGATGCGGTGTAA
- a CDS encoding GxxExxY protein produces MHENDVSQIIVDCAIEVHRTLGGPGLLERAYEEPLVWELGRAGMNVERQLVLPISYKGTPLESSFRIDLLVNNLVLVECKAVSLYNDIFQAQVLTYLRLMNLKLGLVINFGEKLVKDGVHRVVNGL; encoded by the coding sequence ATGCACGAAAACGATGTCAGCCAAATAATCGTAGATTGCGCCATCGAGGTACACAGAACACTGGGCGGTCCCGGTCTGCTTGAACGTGCGTACGAGGAACCTCTCGTCTGGGAGTTGGGGCGGGCGGGGATGAACGTCGAACGGCAGCTCGTTCTGCCGATCAGCTATAAGGGAACACCTCTCGAATCCAGTTTCCGCATCGACCTGCTGGTGAACAATCTCGTGCTTGTCGAGTGCAAGGCCGTTTCGCTATACAACGATATTTTCCAGGCGCAGGTATTGACCTATCTGCGCCTGATGAATCTGAAGCTGGGACTGGTCATCAACTTCGGTGAGAAGCTCGTGAAGGACGGAGTGCACCGCGTAGTAAACGGCCTCTAA
- a CDS encoding BREX-1 system adenine-specific DNA-methyltransferase PglX codes for MKDILIENLDTLSYGVLDPRTTNFLSAYDDMRSDLESELDNDTIELLAVIVHLGDSGEEEVSMEELKAAPFKKTRTPEEVEQGVRALVEEGLVEISRQTRDEKTCAMLTLSGMLKSES; via the coding sequence ATGAAAGACATTCTGATCGAAAATCTGGACACGCTGTCGTACGGCGTATTGGACCCGCGCACGACGAACTTCCTGAGTGCCTACGACGACATGCGATCGGATCTGGAATCGGAACTGGACAACGATACCATCGAACTGCTGGCCGTCATCGTCCATCTTGGCGATTCAGGTGAAGAGGAGGTAAGCATGGAAGAGCTCAAAGCCGCGCCATTCAAGAAGACCCGAACGCCGGAGGAAGTGGAGCAGGGAGTACGCGCACTGGTCGAAGAGGGGCTTGTGGAGATATCGCGGCAGACCCGTGACGAAAAGACCTGCGCCATGCTCACACTCAGCGGAATGTTGAAGAGTGAATCGTAA
- a CDS encoding ATP-binding protein produces the protein MEHTQRLFDELDSAAEALKAENGRLSRKLLARVRELLPEPCNDEEIAALALVVHQTGRGALEVQGCDLISLLSRRAPGTPRWDVVLPRLAEKGFIALKNPDDPTDAFSELSGAALRNLSVTLLLECEEAAAFPGYADNRAYFRDCFAYIDALYDFLQQQHPGGRSGRRSGRTSGASAPAETESMRRRIGILTLHSTCRLPLEELRNREGLSELDWQMLLLLCRKELSCDSIEVRELAPFFGSDPFSMYELRRYFSGEGALVARGLVSLNNGGSVMRMDVDLRQDLLELVLAPSCGGTSVAPDREAEETTDSGDGFTSNGEYLDAWLGFLENLYDEAVGQRPARRRASSVTRTSLSENPLYRELLSRTACSTADIPLERLIREHGFGETERFIIGTAMLAGMKDTYIDIPDVLVRLSASLTESWKLRRHFEPSSPLLRHGFVAVRTMAFGSPDIAMPAAMLRRVTAEQEPETATLLVSNSGLFDVRIPRHTLAAVKLDAAEHLRLDAAARGVCGEVRERLRTWGVSGVTASRPTESLLLLFSGEPGTGKTFAAEGLAGTLGRPLLVTDISRILSKWVGESQQNVAALFSEYRELCASAAAPPVLLLNECDQFLTHRIAESGHSVDRMYSQMQSLFLENLESFPGVLVATTNFTEAMDEAFSRRFDEKILFQRPDLSVRRELWEAHIPEGVPRASDVRLEDLAAAWPFSGGQIAIAAAAALRSAALRGDVLRMNDLQTACMREAEGSFETASRTLGFRQ, from the coding sequence ATGGAACACACACAGCGGCTTTTCGACGAACTGGACAGCGCGGCCGAAGCTCTCAAAGCGGAAAACGGCCGCCTCTCACGGAAGTTGCTCGCACGAGTACGGGAGCTCCTGCCCGAGCCCTGCAACGACGAGGAAATCGCCGCACTGGCGCTTGTCGTCCATCAGACCGGGCGAGGCGCTTTGGAGGTACAAGGGTGCGATTTGATATCGCTGCTTTCGCGCCGCGCACCGGGTACTCCCCGTTGGGATGTGGTGCTGCCGCGCCTGGCGGAGAAAGGATTCATCGCGCTCAAAAATCCGGATGATCCGACGGACGCTTTCTCCGAGCTCAGCGGAGCGGCACTGCGGAACCTGAGCGTCACCCTCCTGCTTGAGTGCGAAGAAGCCGCCGCATTTCCCGGGTATGCGGACAACAGAGCCTACTTCAGGGACTGCTTCGCCTACATTGACGCGCTCTACGACTTTTTGCAGCAGCAGCATCCCGGCGGACGTTCGGGTCGCCGCTCCGGCAGAACGAGCGGCGCTTCCGCTCCCGCGGAGACGGAAAGCATGCGTCGCCGCATCGGTATTCTCACCCTGCACAGCACATGCCGGCTGCCGCTGGAGGAACTGCGCAACAGAGAAGGCCTGAGTGAACTGGACTGGCAGATGCTGCTTCTGCTGTGCCGCAAGGAACTGTCGTGCGACAGCATAGAAGTTCGTGAGCTCGCGCCGTTCTTCGGCAGCGATCCTTTCAGCATGTACGAATTGCGCAGATATTTCAGCGGCGAGGGAGCGCTCGTCGCGCGCGGACTCGTATCCCTGAACAACGGCGGCAGCGTCATGCGCATGGATGTCGATCTGCGTCAGGACCTCCTGGAACTCGTACTCGCGCCATCATGCGGCGGAACTTCAGTTGCGCCTGACAGAGAAGCAGAGGAGACAACCGACAGCGGAGATGGTTTTACCAGCAACGGCGAGTATCTCGACGCGTGGCTCGGTTTCCTGGAGAATCTGTATGACGAAGCGGTCGGCCAGAGACCCGCGCGTCGAAGGGCAAGCTCCGTGACCAGGACGTCTCTTTCCGAGAATCCGCTGTACCGTGAACTGCTCTCCCGCACAGCATGCAGTACCGCGGATATCCCGCTCGAACGTCTGATCCGCGAGCACGGATTCGGCGAGACCGAGCGCTTTATCATCGGCACCGCCATGCTCGCGGGCATGAAGGATACCTATATAGACATCCCTGATGTTCTGGTGCGTCTGAGCGCGAGTCTGACGGAAAGCTGGAAATTGCGCCGCCACTTCGAGCCATCTTCGCCGCTGCTACGTCACGGCTTCGTCGCCGTACGCACCATGGCCTTCGGCTCGCCCGATATCGCCATGCCCGCGGCGATGCTCCGTCGTGTCACAGCGGAGCAGGAACCTGAAACGGCTACGCTGCTTGTCAGCAACTCCGGACTGTTCGATGTCCGTATACCCCGTCACACGCTCGCCGCGGTGAAACTCGACGCGGCGGAGCATCTGCGCCTCGACGCGGCTGCGCGGGGGGTATGCGGCGAAGTCCGGGAACGCCTGCGGACCTGGGGTGTGAGCGGTGTGACCGCGTCGCGGCCCACGGAATCTCTGCTGCTGTTGTTCAGCGGTGAGCCCGGTACGGGTAAAACCTTCGCCGCGGAGGGCCTGGCCGGCACGCTCGGACGCCCCTTGCTCGTGACAGACATCAGCAGAATACTGTCCAAATGGGTAGGCGAGAGCCAGCAGAATGTCGCCGCCCTGTTCAGCGAATACCGCGAATTGTGCGCCTCCGCAGCCGCACCGCCCGTGTTGCTGCTGAACGAATGCGACCAGTTTCTCACCCATCGCATCGCTGAGAGCGGTCACAGCGTGGACCGGATGTACAGCCAGATGCAGAGCTTGTTTCTGGAAAATCTGGAGAGCTTTCCGGGCGTCCTCGTCGCCACGACGAATTTCACCGAAGCGATGGACGAGGCCTTCAGCCGGCGTTTTGACGAAAAAATCCTCTTCCAGCGACCGGACCTTTCCGTACGGCGAGAGCTGTGGGAAGCGCATATCCCCGAGGGTGTGCCCCGTGCTTCCGATGTCCGTCTGGAAGATCTCGCCGCCGCATGGCCGTTCTCGGGAGGGCAGATCGCCATAGCGGCCGCCGCGGCTCTGCGCAGTGCCGCACTTCGAGGAGACGTCCTCCGCATGAACGACCTGCAAACGGCATGTATGCGTGAAGCGGAAGGATCGTTTGAAACAGCATCGAGAACACTGGGCTTCCGGCAATGA
- a CDS encoding transcriptional regulator, whose translation MADNTKLQRSLRILLKLAREREVTVNDLYDFFDGEITRRTIQRTLSDLSSANIPIVSRRGAHNEYHYSLERAFDHIPETLTADETLAAVLLSQSAGIFQGTRIGEDINAVFAKLEQLLPSGALAVPSAFTGEQYVYNYQPGRALPGGYAEALHAVFRGILSGRVCRVQYRDKRYLFHPYSLLLYGGALYVVGKQPRYGNLIYLAMNRMKAAELLDQTFERDPDFNLQNFLAGNFGIWYEKPEDVRIRFDATVRPSVEDRQWHASQRIEALEDGGVILSMRVGPSLELVAWILRWGAHAEVLEPATLRREIRKTASAVAKMYRKG comes from the coding sequence ATGGCCGACAATACCAAGCTTCAGCGCTCGCTGCGCATTCTCCTGAAGCTCGCGAGGGAGCGCGAGGTCACTGTGAACGATCTGTACGATTTCTTCGACGGCGAGATTACGCGGCGCACCATTCAGCGCACGCTCAGCGATCTGTCGTCCGCCAATATTCCTATCGTGAGCAGAAGGGGAGCGCATAACGAATATCACTATTCGCTCGAACGGGCGTTCGACCATATTCCCGAGACGCTCACGGCGGACGAAACGCTCGCGGCGGTGTTGCTGTCGCAATCCGCCGGCATTTTTCAGGGTACGCGGATAGGGGAGGATATCAACGCGGTATTCGCGAAGCTGGAGCAGTTGCTCCCGAGCGGGGCGCTGGCTGTCCCCTCGGCGTTTACCGGCGAACAGTACGTGTACAACTATCAGCCCGGAAGGGCGCTGCCCGGCGGCTATGCCGAAGCGCTGCATGCCGTGTTTCGCGGCATTTTGTCGGGCAGGGTGTGCCGCGTGCAGTACCGCGACAAACGCTATCTTTTCCATCCCTATTCATTGCTGCTCTACGGCGGTGCGCTGTACGTGGTCGGGAAGCAACCGCGTTACGGAAATCTGATTTACCTGGCCATGAACCGCATGAAAGCCGCGGAACTGCTGGACCAGACCTTCGAACGCGACCCGGACTTCAATCTCCAAAACTTTCTTGCCGGAAATTTCGGCATCTGGTATGAGAAGCCGGAGGACGTACGTATTCGCTTCGACGCAACGGTGCGCCCCTCCGTCGAGGATCGCCAGTGGCACGCCAGTCAGCGTATCGAAGCCCTCGAGGACGGCGGCGTAATTCTTTCCATGCGCGTCGGTCCTTCGCTCGAACTGGTCGCATGGATACTGCGCTGGGGTGCGCATGCCGAGGTGCTCGAACCCGCAACGCTGCGCAGGGAGATCCGAAAGACCGCTTCCGCCGTGGCGAAAATGTACCGGAAAGGGTAA
- a CDS encoding HigA family addiction module antitoxin, with protein sequence MATNIEIAASFLSPPGDTIQEHLDYLGMSQAELAERMGRPKEKINDIIKGREPITTATAFQLENVLGIPAGFWLNRETSYRKELYALQQQAELEKEKDWLSAFPVAAMRKYGWLPDTRKKNLLVESLLKFFSVASAGEWKRIYIDAEVSVAFRVSLAHTQSPHAVSAWLRKGEIQAKEIVLAEFNKSNFRNALSEIKELAFLMPDDFAQQLQRICAACGVAVVFTQNLPKAPISGATRWFHNKPIIQLSGRYKTNDHFWFTFFHEAAHIIWHGKKDIFLENVEGADIDRQKESEANSFAARILLPESELQEIVASAPLTEKMICSFAEKFRTPAGVIIGRLQYLRLIPIHFGNGFRHKIDLFA encoded by the coding sequence ATGGCAACGAACATTGAAATAGCAGCATCATTCCTTTCACCTCCCGGCGACACCATTCAGGAGCATCTCGATTATCTTGGCATGAGCCAGGCCGAACTTGCCGAGCGAATGGGAAGGCCCAAGGAGAAGATAAACGACATCATTAAAGGACGAGAGCCGATTACGACCGCAACCGCTTTTCAGTTGGAGAACGTTCTGGGTATTCCTGCCGGCTTTTGGCTGAACAGAGAAACGTCATACCGGAAGGAGCTGTATGCCTTGCAGCAACAGGCGGAACTTGAAAAGGAAAAAGACTGGTTGAGTGCATTTCCTGTGGCAGCAATGCGAAAATACGGCTGGTTGCCCGACACCAGAAAGAAAAACCTGTTAGTTGAGAGCTTGTTGAAGTTCTTTTCCGTCGCCTCCGCCGGGGAATGGAAACGTATTTACATTGACGCGGAAGTTTCGGTAGCTTTTCGCGTTTCTCTGGCACATACGCAAAGTCCGCATGCTGTTTCCGCCTGGCTGCGCAAAGGAGAGATACAGGCAAAAGAAATTGTATTGGCGGAGTTTAACAAAAGCAATTTCAGGAATGCCTTGAGTGAAATAAAAGAACTTGCCTTCCTGATGCCCGATGATTTTGCGCAACAGTTACAACGCATATGTGCCGCATGCGGTGTGGCGGTTGTATTCACACAGAATTTGCCCAAAGCTCCCATAAGCGGCGCCACGCGCTGGTTTCATAACAAACCCATTATTCAGCTTTCGGGAAGATATAAAACCAACGACCATTTTTGGTTCACCTTCTTTCATGAAGCGGCACATATCATTTGGCATGGCAAGAAAGATATTTTCCTGGAAAATGTTGAAGGCGCAGACATTGACCGACAGAAAGAGAGCGAAGCCAATTCTTTTGCAGCAAGGATATTGTTGCCTGAAAGCGAATTGCAGGAAATCGTCGCATCAGCCCCGCTGACAGAAAAAATGATCTGCTCGTTCGCAGAAAAATTCAGGACTCCCGCAGGCGTCATCATCGGCAGACTGCAATATTTACGGCTCATTCCAATTCATTTTGGTAATGGGTTCAGACACAAGATTGACTTGTTCGCGTAA
- a CDS encoding type II toxin-antitoxin system RelE/ParE family toxin, with translation MIREVEISYKSRSLEKRLTDPKELLKNYGQLARKVNQRLQELAAADTLAIMRTLPAARCHELTGDRKGELAVDVSPNYRMVFEPKHNPIPKKDDGGLEWEEITKIQINDIEDYH, from the coding sequence ATGATCCGCGAAGTGGAAATCAGTTACAAAAGCCGAAGCCTTGAAAAGCGCTTGACCGACCCTAAAGAGCTGTTAAAAAATTATGGCCAGCTTGCCAGGAAAGTGAATCAACGTCTTCAGGAATTGGCCGCTGCGGATACGCTGGCGATCATGAGGACGCTTCCGGCGGCGCGATGCCACGAACTGACGGGCGACCGTAAAGGTGAATTGGCGGTAGATGTGTCTCCGAATTACAGGATGGTTTTTGAGCCGAAGCATAACCCGATACCCAAAAAAGATGATGGAGGATTGGAGTGGGAAGAAATTACCAAAATTCAGATTAACGACATCGAAGACTATCACTAG
- a CDS encoding Eco57I restriction-modification methylase domain-containing protein: MFESAFASVAELVSTFQAGEKYYLSPAYQEQEARRDFIDRFFTALGWDVMHETQKDPYKQEVKIEKKPDVRTQRRADYAFYLAPDYRNPVFFVEAKKPSRNLKNADDYFQAVRYASSAKTPIAVLTDFEEFHILDARFKPDISTISGRLVKQFHYSQYADKDAFAELYYLFGREAVEGDAISRFVDALPRPKAGAGKQQRLALEDTREIDAAFLAELDDMRLILAKAFKKRNEDWDGELLTEAVQRCIDRIVFMRFLEDKLIEPDLEIGSLGKKKGVWEEFLDTSRRLNAKYNGVVFRAHSIDVPACKGPDEAEFAAVLARFSRAESPYDFNAIPIHILGSIYERFLGKVIRATAKQAKVEEKPEVRKAGGVYYTPEFIVRYIVDRTVGEVIKDRTPAQIAGMRFADIACGSGSFLITVFDTLLRYHTEWYNAHPDKAKKDGCHELDGRWVLSLRLKQNILRNSVFGVDKDAQAVEVTQLSLYLKLLEDESTATANEMQTLFHEKILPDLSKNIIPGNSLIESDILDGNLFNGDEERDLYPLDYRLAFPEAMKNGGFDVVLGNPPYVRQETLGPVQKGYYKTHYKVYHGVADLYAYFIERAVTLLRPKGRFGYIVANKWLRANYGARCAAWLKQQHIEEITDFGDLPVFPGVTTYPCLLFISKDEPADSFEAVKIDTLNFEDLHEERRRLAYTVRQSTLSDEGWSLSDEHTQALLEKIRAAGIPLSEYVKGKIYYGIKTGLNEAFVIDDAVRAQLIAEDPRSAELIKPFLAGRDIKRYEPLKSNKWLIFTRRGINIKDYPAIERHLKQFKSRLMPKPKNFTGTNWEGRKPGSYKWYELQDTVDYYEEFERPKIIIPAIVQKASYAYDDQSFYSNDKTAIIPTTDLYLLGLLNSKVLDFFMHSISATRQGGYYEYKPMYVSQLPIVVPDKDDKHANTLRAQIEDLVRQMLDVRKRLASAKTEKDRTYYQSRVSSIEQRIDEVVMEMYGVKEIFPS; this comes from the coding sequence ATGTTTGAATCCGCCTTCGCGTCCGTTGCCGAGCTTGTGAGCACCTTCCAGGCCGGGGAAAAGTATTACCTCAGTCCCGCGTATCAGGAACAGGAAGCGCGCCGCGATTTCATCGACCGCTTCTTCACGGCGCTGGGCTGGGATGTGATGCATGAAACGCAGAAGGATCCCTACAAACAGGAAGTGAAAATCGAGAAAAAGCCGGACGTGCGCACGCAACGCCGGGCGGACTACGCCTTTTATCTCGCACCGGATTACCGCAATCCGGTGTTTTTCGTGGAGGCCAAGAAACCCTCGCGCAACCTGAAGAATGCCGACGATTACTTTCAGGCCGTGCGCTATGCCTCGAGCGCCAAAACGCCCATCGCGGTGCTGACGGATTTCGAGGAATTCCACATACTCGACGCGCGCTTCAAGCCGGATATCTCCACGATTTCGGGGCGGCTGGTCAAGCAATTCCATTACTCGCAGTATGCGGACAAGGACGCCTTCGCCGAACTGTACTATCTCTTCGGCCGCGAAGCGGTGGAGGGCGATGCGATATCGCGTTTCGTGGACGCCCTGCCCCGACCCAAAGCCGGAGCGGGCAAGCAGCAGCGCCTCGCGCTCGAAGACACACGCGAAATCGACGCCGCCTTTCTGGCCGAGCTGGACGACATGCGCCTCATCCTGGCGAAGGCGTTCAAGAAGCGCAACGAGGATTGGGACGGCGAGTTGCTCACCGAGGCCGTGCAGCGCTGCATAGACCGCATCGTGTTCATGCGCTTCCTGGAAGACAAGCTCATCGAACCCGATCTCGAAATCGGATCGCTGGGCAAGAAAAAAGGCGTGTGGGAGGAGTTTCTCGACACGTCGCGGCGCCTCAACGCCAAGTACAACGGCGTGGTGTTCCGCGCGCACAGCATAGACGTGCCGGCGTGCAAGGGTCCCGACGAAGCCGAGTTCGCCGCCGTGCTTGCGCGCTTTTCGCGGGCCGAGTCGCCGTACGATTTCAACGCCATTCCCATACACATACTCGGATCCATTTACGAGCGCTTTCTCGGCAAGGTGATACGCGCCACCGCCAAGCAGGCCAAGGTCGAAGAAAAGCCCGAAGTGCGCAAGGCCGGCGGAGTGTATTACACCCCCGAATTCATCGTGCGCTATATCGTGGACCGCACCGTGGGCGAAGTGATAAAAGATCGCACACCGGCGCAGATCGCGGGCATGCGTTTTGCGGATATCGCCTGCGGCAGCGGCTCCTTCCTGATCACCGTGTTCGATACGCTGCTGCGCTATCACACCGAATGGTACAACGCGCATCCCGACAAGGCGAAGAAAGACGGCTGCCACGAGCTGGACGGACGCTGGGTGCTTTCGCTGCGGCTCAAGCAGAACATACTCCGTAATTCCGTGTTCGGCGTGGATAAGGATGCGCAGGCTGTGGAGGTGACGCAGCTCTCGCTGTACCTCAAGCTGCTGGAGGACGAAAGCACCGCCACCGCCAACGAAATGCAGACGCTGTTTCACGAGAAAATCCTCCCCGATCTTTCGAAGAATATCATACCGGGGAATTCGCTCATCGAGTCGGACATACTCGACGGCAACTTGTTCAACGGCGACGAAGAGCGCGACCTCTACCCACTCGATTACCGCCTCGCCTTCCCCGAGGCCATGAAAAACGGCGGCTTCGATGTGGTGCTCGGCAATCCCCCCTACGTGCGTCAGGAGACGCTGGGTCCCGTGCAGAAGGGCTATTACAAGACGCATTACAAGGTGTATCACGGCGTGGCGGATCTCTACGCCTACTTCATCGAGCGGGCGGTGACGCTGCTCAGGCCCAAAGGACGCTTCGGATACATCGTGGCCAACAAATGGTTGCGGGCCAATTACGGCGCCCGCTGCGCGGCCTGGCTCAAGCAGCAGCATATAGAAGAAATCACCGATTTCGGCGATCTGCCCGTCTTCCCCGGCGTCACCACCTATCCCTGCCTGCTGTTTATCTCCAAAGATGAGCCCGCCGACAGCTTCGAGGCCGTAAAAATCGACACACTCAACTTCGAAGACCTGCACGAAGAGCGCCGCCGCCTCGCCTACACCGTGCGGCAAAGCACGCTCAGCGACGAAGGCTGGTCCCTCTCCGACGAGCACACACAGGCCCTGCTCGAAAAAATCCGCGCCGCCGGCATTCCGCTTTCCGAGTACGTCAAAGGCAAGATCTACTACGGCATCAAAACCGGCCTCAACGAAGCCTTCGTCATCGACGACGCCGTACGCGCGCAGCTCATCGCCGAGGACCCGCGCAGCGCCGAGTTGATTAAGCCCTTTCTGGCAGGGAGGGATATCAAGAGGTATGAGCCGTTGAAGAGCAACAAATGGCTGATCTTTACCCGACGCGGCATAAACATCAAGGATTATCCGGCCATCGAACGCCATCTAAAGCAGTTCAAGTCCCGCCTCATGCCCAAGCCAAAGAATTTCACTGGCACGAATTGGGAAGGCAGAAAACCCGGCAGCTACAAATGGTACGAGCTTCAGGATACGGTGGATTATTATGAGGAGTTTGAGAGGCCAAAGATCATCATTCCGGCCATTGTCCAGAAGGCATCGTACGCGTATGATGATCAAAGCTTTTACTCAAACGACAAGACCGCGATAATCCCGACAACCGATCTGTACCTTCTCGGCCTCTTGAACTCGAAAGTGCTCGACTTCTTCATGCACAGCATCTCCGCAACCAGGCAAGGTGGCTATTACGAGTACAAACCGATGTACGTCTCCCAACTCCCGATTGTCGTGCCCGACAAGGACGACAAACATGCGAATACGTTACGAGCTCAAATCGAGGACCTCGTGCGGCAGATGCTCGATGTGAGGAAGCGCCTTGCATCGGCTAAGACGGAGAAAGATAGGACGTACTACCAGTCGCGAGTCAGCTCGATCGAGCAGCGGATTGATGAGGTGGTGATGGAGATGTATGGGGTGAAGGAGATTTTTCCTAGTTGA
- a CDS encoding superinfection exclusion B family protein — protein sequence MKTIAILVQIAAVIFAPILGAVILDANQRHTVLSLFDSPSTFSFFLFFSVGAIIISYHLGNWIGYRRISAEILNRGKEIIPTSISEKTIEISSTVEQVERYRRKLRTLTANEKSLLTRHFTKPDSKSSVLPNEDDTVRSLSRASVIHVVNARSTHNQNAEYWIAEWAWQILKMEPYLLQPESHRQKSPNNRPFKRNNHLDGLDNF from the coding sequence GTGAAAACAATTGCGATTTTGGTCCAAATAGCCGCCGTCATCTTCGCACCCATATTGGGAGCAGTAATACTGGATGCAAATCAGAGACATACAGTTTTATCACTATTCGACTCTCCATCTACATTCTCATTTTTTCTATTTTTTTCTGTCGGAGCAATAATAATCTCCTATCACCTTGGCAATTGGATTGGGTACCGCCGCATTTCAGCAGAAATATTAAACAGAGGAAAAGAGATAATACCGACATCGATATCTGAGAAAACGATTGAGATAAGCTCAACCGTTGAGCAAGTTGAGCGATACAGGCGTAAACTCAGAACACTAACAGCTAATGAAAAATCTCTCCTCACGCGGCATTTTACGAAACCAGATAGCAAATCTTCAGTCTTACCAAACGAAGATGATACTGTTCGATCTCTGTCACGAGCATCAGTTATACATGTAGTAAACGCAAGGTCAACGCACAACCAAAATGCTGAGTATTGGATTGCGGAATGGGCTTGGCAAATACTAAAAATGGAGCCTTATTTATTGCAACCCGAATCGCACAGACAGAAATCACCAAATAACCGTCCCTTCAAACGTAATAACCATTTAGACGGGCTGGACAATTTCTGA